DNA sequence from the Campylobacter concisus genome:
ACTCTTTAGAGATCGACGTCTCAATGGCTAGATTTGCAAACGTGGCATTTAGCGACGGCTCACTTCTTTTTGGATTTCAAAAGCGCATAGAAAAACTTCAGCCTATAGTCGCCCCAAACGACGTCAGGCGCTACTTCCTAACGCCAAAAGAGAGCGGCGAGCTTTGTCTTTTAAGTACCATTTTTGGTGAAAATAGAGATATATTTTTCCCAAAACTAGATGAAAATTTAGACCTTATAACATTTAGCGAGATAGCCAAGCGCTACTTGGCTAATTTAGGATACGAGCCATTTTTATGTGAAAATGAGGAGGAGGCCAGAAAGCTTGCAAAAGAGCTTCCAAAAGATGGCTTTTACCCTTGCCTTTTTGCGCCTAGTGACACGACTGGAGAGAAGGACTATGAGGAGTTTTTTGTTGACGGTGAGAGGCTTGATATGCAAAGGCTTCAAAATATCGGCATAGTCAAAAATGATGCAAATTTTGACAGCAAAAAGCTAGAAATTTTTAAAAACAATATCTTAAATTTAAAATCAAGCTTAGCATGGAGCAAAGAGGACGTTTTGCGCGAGGTCTTCGAACTCATACCAAATTTTATGCATAAAGAAACAGGAAAATATCTCGATGAAAAGATGTGATTTTGACGAGGTTTTGAAATTTATAAAAAGCACCTTTGGCAAGGATAAAGTCCCGCTTCACGAGCCTAAATTTATAGGCAATGAGAAAAAATATCTACTTGAGTGCATCGACTCTAGTTTCGTCTCAAGTGTCGGTAAATTTGTAGATGAGCTTGAGAGTAAGCTAGCTCAAATGGTTGGTGCTAAATTCGCAGTTGCTACGACAAATGGCACCTCTGCGCTTCATATCTGTCTAAAACTAGCTGGTGTTGGGCAAAATGACGAAGTGATTACGCAACCAGTTACTTTTATAGCCACTTGCAACGCCATTAGCTACCTTTTTGCAAAGCCAGTTTTCGTGGACGTTGACCTTGACACGCTTGGTATGTCGCCAACGTCACTTAGTGCGTTTTTGGAGAAAAACTGCGAGCTAAAAGAGGGCAACTGTGTAAATAAAACTAGCGGCAGGATAGTGCGTGCCTGCGTTCCTATGCACACTTTTGGACTGCCTTGCAAGGTAGATGAGATAGCTGAAATTTGCAAGCATTGGAACATCGCTTTGGTAGAAGATAGTGCCGAGAGCCTTGGTAGCTACTATAAAGGCGCTCATACAGGAAATTTTGGCAAGCTTGCGGCCATGAGCTTTAATGGCAATAAGATAGTCACAAGTGGAGGTGGTGGAGCTGTCATCACAAACGACGAGGAGATAGCAAAGCACGCTAAATTTATCACCACAACGGCCAAGGTGCCACATCCTTTTGAATACCGCCACAGCGAGATCGGCTACAACTACCGCCTACCAAATTTAAACGCGGCCCTGCTTGTGGCTCAGCTAGAAAATTTGGAGCTATTTTTAAAGAGCAAACGCGAGCTTGCGATGATCTATAAAAAGTATTTTTCTAAATTTGATGATGTGAAATTTATAGATGAGCCGGTGGATGCTAGGTCAAATTTTTGGCTAAATGCGGTGCTGTTTGAGAGCCATGAAAGAAGAGATGAGTTTTTGAAATTTAGTAATGAAAATGGCGTTTTTACGCGTCCTATCTGGCAGCTTATGAATGAGCTTGATATGTTTAAGGAGTGCCAAAAAGATGAGCTAAAAAATGCTAAATTTCTAAGTGATAGGATAGTAAATATCCCAAGTAGTGCAAGAGTATAGCCGTGCAAGATATAGTTTTAATAGGTGGCGGCGGGCACTGCAAGAGTGTGATAGATGTTATTGAGAGTGAAGCTAAATTTAATATAATTGGCATTATAGATACGGCAGAAAATATTGGCAAAAAGGTGCTTGGCTATGAGATTATAGGTAGCGATGATGATCTGGCTGAGGTTTTTACATCATGCAAAAATGCTGTGGTGACGGTTGGGCAGATAAAAAGCAGTGAGCCTAGAAAAAGGCTGTTTGCGCTACTAAAAGAGATAGGTTTTGGCCTTCCAGTCATTATCTCTCCGCTTGCGTATATCTCAAAGCATGCAAGTGTAGGTGAGGGAACGGTTGTGATGCATCATGCCTTGATTAACGCTGGTGCAAGTGTCGGCAAAAACTGCATCATAAATACAAAGGCGCTTGTGGAGCATGACGCAACTATCGGCGATCATTGCCATATCTCAACAGCAAGCGTGGTAAATGGTGGTGTTGTCGTGCAAGATGAGACATTTTTTGGCAGCAATGCAACCAGCAAAGAGTATATCGTGATAGGCGAAAATTCTATCATAGGCGGCGGAACTAGTGTGATGAGAAGCTTGGAGAAAAACGCTTTTATAAAGGCGTAAAACTGGAATTTTAAGGAAATTTGATGTCAAATAGTGTTTTTATCATAGCTGAAGCTGGGGTTAACCACAATGGTGATATAAATTTAGCCAAAAAGCTGATCGACGTGGCAGCTAAAGCTGGCGCTAATGCAGTGAAATTTCAAACCTTTAAAGCTCAAAATCTAGTTTCAAAAAATGCACAAAAAGCTAGCTACCAAAAACAAACTACCGATAAAAACGAGAGTCAATTTGATATGATAAAAAAACTCGAGTTAAATGAAAATATGCACAAGGAGCTCATTGCCTACTGCAAACAAAAAAATATCACATTTCTCTCAACTCCTTTTGATAGCGATAGCATAAAGCTTCTTCATGAGCTTGGGCTTAGTACATTTAAAATCCCAAGTGGCGAGATAACAAATTTACCCTATCTTAGGCAGATAGGTGGCTTAAATAAAAAGATCATCCTCTCAACTGGTATGGCAAATTTAGGCGAGGTAGAAGCCGCAATAGATGTACTTGTAAAAAGCGGCACGAAACGTGAAAACATAAGCCTTCTTCATGCAAATACGCAGTATCCAACGCCGATGGAGGATGTAAATTTAAAGGCGATGATAACTCTAAAAAATGCCTTTGGGCTTGAGGTCGGATATAGTGATCATACGCTTGGTATTGAGGTCGATATCGCAGCGGTTGCCATGGGTGCAAAGATCATAGAAAAGCACTTTACGCTTGATAAGAGCATGCCTGGACCTGATCACAAGGCTAGCCTTGAGCCAGATGAGCTGGCGGCTATGGTTAGGAGCATTAGAAATATTGAATTAGCACTTGGAAATAGACTTAAGCACTTTAGCAAAAGTGAGAGTGAAAATATAAAAATAGCTAGAAAATCGATTGTAGCAAAGTGTGATATAAAAAAAGGCGAAATTTTTAGCGAACAAAATATCTGTGTAAAACGTCCAGGGGATGGCATAAATCCTATGAGATGGGATGAAGTAATTGGACAAATTTCACAAAAAGATTATAAACAAGATGATCTGATATGAGAAAAATTTGTGTAGTGACAAGCACCAGAGCTGAATATGGCCTACTTTACTGGCTCTTAAAAGAAATTGAGGCAGATAGTGAGCTTGAGCTTCAGCTTATTGTCACTGGCATGCACCTAAGTCCTGAGTTTGGACTCACATACAAAGAGATTGAAAAAGAATTTAAGATAGATAAAAAGATAGAAATTTTAGGCTCTTCGCACTCAAAGCTTGATATATGCACTGAGATGGCAAAGGTTTATGAAAAATTTGCCCCAGCTTTTAGCGAACTTAAACCAGATATATTGGTGCTTCTTGGCGATAGATACGAGATATTTGGCGTAGCTGGCGTAGCTGGTATCATGCAAATACCAATAGCACACATACATGGTGGAGAAACTACTCAAGGGGCATTTGATGAGGCTTTTAGGCACAGCATAACAAAGATGAGCCATATTCATTTTGCAGCTACAAGAGAGTATGCAAATCGTATAATCCAGCTAGGAGAAGAACCTAGCAGAGTCTTTAATGTCGGCGGTCCTGGCATTGAAAATATAAAAAAGCTAAATTTACTAAATAAAGATGAGTTTGAAAAGTCTATAAATTTTAAGCTTGCTAAAAAAAATATACTAATCACATTTCATCCGGTAACACTTGAAAATAGTAGTGCAAAAGAGCAATTTAGCGAGCTTTTAAAAGCAATAGATGAGTTAAAAGATACAAATTTTATCTTTACGAAGGCAAATAGCGATACAGATAGTGATGTGATAAATAACATGATAGACGAGTATGTGAGTAAAAATTCACAAAAAGCTGTGGCATTTGCTTCACTTGGACAGCTGAGATATCTAAGTGCGATAAAATTTGTTGATATAGTCCTAGGGAATAGCTCAAGTGGCCTTTCAGAAGTCCCAAGCTTTAAAAAGGCCACCATAAATATAGGCGACCGCCAAAAAGGACGTGCAAAAGCTAGCAGTGTGATAGACGTTAGGCCCGTTAAAGAAGAAATTTTAGCCGCTATCAAAAGGGTATGTTCAAAAGAATTTGAGCAAGTTTTAAAAGATACTACCAATCCATATGATGGTGGTAATTCAAGCAAAAAAATGGTTAAAATTTTAAAAGAGATCGAGCTTGATGATATTTTGAAAAAGAAATTTTATGATATAGGTTTGAAATGAGAATAGTAAACGATATAAAGCTAAGCGTAAATTCAACCATAAAAGACGCCCTACAAACAATCAATAATGGTGGGCTCCAAATAGCTATCGTCGTGGATGAAAACGATAGCCTTGTAGGTACAGTAACAGATGGGGATATTAGGCGTGGACTATTAAATGGTCTTGATCTAAATAGCAATATAAATCTTATAGTGCACAAGAGTCCAAGTATTGCAAATGTTGGCGACACAAAAGAGTCAATACTAAAAATAGCACTTGCAAAAAAGCTTCATAAAATCCCACTAATAGATGAACTTGGAAAGCTAGTTGGCATAGAAGATATCGAAGATATTATAAAACCGGCCAGTAAAACAAACAAAGTCATTTTAATGGTAGGAGGCCTTGGTACTAGGCTTAGACCGCTTACGCAAGATACTCCAAAGCCAATGTTAAAGGTCGGAAACAAGCCGATACTTCAAACGATAGTTGAGAAATTTGCAGAGTATGGCTTTGTAAATATCACGATGTGTGTAAATTTTAATGCAGACATCATCAAGGACTATTTTGGTGACGGCAAAGAATTTGGAGTAAACATCGACTACATTTTGGAGCAAAAAAGAATGGGTACAGCAGGTGCATTAAGCCTACTTAAAGAGCGACCAAACGAACCATTTTTTGTAATGAATGGCGATCTTCTTACAAATGTAAATTTCGAGCATATCTTTAACTACCACACACTAAATAAAGCGACGGCTACAATGTGCGTCAGGGAGTATGACTATGAGGTTCCTTACGGCGTGGTAAAAATGAATGACAACAAGATAGTAGAGATCTCAGAAAAACCGGTGCAGAAATTTTTTGTAAGTGCTGGGATATATATGCTCTCGCCAGAAATTTTAGATCTAATACCACAAAATGAGTTTTACGATATGCCGACTCTTTTTGAAAAAGCAATAAGCCAAGGTAAAAACGTAATCTCGTTTCCTATACATGAGTACTGGATCGATATAGGCCGCTTAGAAGAGTATCAAAAAGCAAATGAAGAATACGCAAAAATATTTTGATGAGGCATTTTAGATGAAAGCTCTTATCTTAGGCTATGGTTCGATTGGTAAAAGGCATTACGAAGTATTGGAAGCTTTACCGCAGATAGATGAGATCTGCCTCGTTACTAGCCAAAATGTAGCCAATAAAATTTGTTACAAAAGTTTAGAAGAAGTCTCAAATTTAGACAAGTTTGACTACTTTGTCATAGCAACTCCCACATTTTTACATTTGCAAAATTTAAAATTTCTAGACGAGAAAGTAAAAGATAAAATAATACTTTGTGAAAAGCCTTTGTTTGAGAAATTTTACGATTTTACACCAAAAAACAATAAAATTTTTGTAGGCTACGTGCTTAGATTTCATCCACTTTTACAAAAACTAAAAGAGTTTTTGGAGAGTGAAAAAATTTTATACATAAATGCTAGTTGTGGACAGTATCTACCAAGCTGGAGGAATGAAGACTATAGAAAATGTTATAGTGCTAGCAAAGAAAAAGGCGGTGGGGTTTTGCTAGATCTTAGTCATGAGTTAGACTATACCATGTGGCTGTGTGGCAAATTTAAGAGCGTAAAAAGCTTTCAAAATAAAATCTCAAATTTGCAGATAACAAGCGATGATTTATGTTTGATCTTTGGCAAAACAGATAATAATGTAGTAGCCAATATAAGCATTGATTATCTAAGCCATATGACGCATAGAAACGTGCGAGTGGAGTGCGAAGGCTCCACTTATGAGCTTAATTTCATAAAAGGTACTCTCATAAAACAAGATATCAATAGGCAAATTTTTAACATGCCAAATTTGGCAAGAAATGAGATGTTTTTAGCTATGCATAAAGATGTCTTGGGTGAGCAAAGATACGTTTGTGGCTTTAGTGAAGGACAAGATACTATGGGAGTAATAGATCAAATTCAAAGGCAAAATAATGAGTAATGTTTTATGTACGATATGTGCGAGAGGCGGTAGCAAGGGTGTAAAAGGGAAAAATGTACGTGAGCTTTGTGGAAAACCCCTTATCGCTTACACCATAGAGCAAGCCAGAGAGTCAAATTTATTTGAACATATAGTAATTAGTACTGATAGCGATTTGATCGCAGAAACGGCAGTAAAATACGGCGCAGAAGTCTTTTTTAAAAGAGATGCTGCTATGGCCAGCGATACAGCTGGAAAGCTTGATGTGATAAAAGATGCTTTTTTAAAAAGTGAACAACATTATGCGCAAAAATTTGATTATGAGATCGATCTTGATGCAACAGCTCCACTTCGTGATGTGAGCGATATCATAAACGCTTACAATCAGTTTCTGCGCGATGAAAATGACAATCTAATAACTGCAATGCCAAGCAGAAGAAGTCCGTACTTTAACTTGGTTGAAATTTATCCTGATGGACATGTGGGGCTTGCGAAAACTTTAGCAAAAGCTATTGTAAGACGACAAGATGCACCAAAGACTTATGATATGAACGCTTCTATCTATATCTGGAAACGTGAAGCCTTACTAAATAACGATACATTGTTTTTGCCAAAAACTGGGCTTTATGTGATGAGTGAAGACAGATCAATCGATATAGATTGTGAACTGGATTTTAAATTTGTAGAGTTTTTAATGAAGGAAAAAAATGCTAACAGATAAAGTCATAGTAGTAACGGGAGGGGCTGGTAGGATAGGAAGTGCTTTCATAAGAGCCATCGCTAGTCAAAACGGAGTTGGAGTAATAGCAGAAGTCGACACAAAAAGAGCAAATTTACTAAAAGATGAGATAAAAAACTCAAACAAAGATGCGAAAATCGAAGTTTTACAAATTGACATCAGTGACGTAAATTCTGTTAATGAAGCCATAAATTTCTTACACTCAAAATATGGCCACATAGATGCACTGGTAAATAACGCCTATCCAAAAAATAAAAATTACGGTAAGAAATTTTTTGAGATAGATATGAATGATTTCAATGCCTTCTTAAATTTACACCTTGGCGGATACTTTAATATCTCGCAAAATTTTATAAAATACTTTTTAGAGCAAGGTCACGGTAATATCATAAATATCTCATCTATACAAGGTATCGGAGCTCCTGCTTTTGAGACCTACGAGGGAACAAATATGCACTCTCCTGTCGAATATACAGTAGTAAAACATGGCCTTCTTGGCATGACAAAATACATGGCAAAGATGTTTAAAAAAGACAATATCCGCGTAAATTCTATAAGTCCTGGAGGAATTTTAGATGGACAGCCTGAGCCATTTTTAAGCCAATATAAAAAAAGATGTGGCATGAAAGGAATGCTTGATGCAAATGATATTTGCGGTGCTTTGATTTATTTACTAAGTGATGTATCAAAATATGTAAATGGACAAAATATTGTAGTTGATGATGGATTTAGTTTATAATTTAAAGCCTTAGTTTATTGCTAAGGCTTTAAAGCATCAAATTTAGCATGAGTATTTTAAAAGCTCATATACAAAGTTTAAGATATTTTATTGATTGCAAAAGTATAAAACCCCAAAGTTAGAACTTTGGGGCGTGGGTTTGCGTATTGTAAAAGCATTAACACTCTTAAGGCTTTGTTACTACGACAAAGCCTCTATCTAAAACCTTAATGAAACTATTGTAGAAGCTTCATTACGTTTTGTTGTACGCTGTTTGCTTGACTCATAGCATAAGCACCTGATTGAGCTAGGATGTTATGTTTCGAGAAGTTAGCAGACTCGCTAGCAAAATCAACATCTCTGATTTGAGATTCTGCTGATTTTACGTTAACTTGAGTTACAGTGATGTTATTAACTGTAGCTTGAAGTTGATTTTGAACTGAACCAAGGTCTGAACGAACTTGATCAAGTGTTTTTTGAGCAGACTCAGCGATACTCATAACAGCCATCGCGCCACGAAGTGTCATAACACCAGCAGATTGAGCTACTGATAAAGCTTTACTCATTCTTTGGAAGCCCATAGCAGTTGCTAGGGTTTTATCTATTTGGCCTCTTATGTCTCTTAGAGATACTGATTGTTGAGCACCACCATCAGCAGAGAATGCTATTGACAATTTAGTAGCACCGCCACCTTCTAGTTTAATATCTCTACCATCAAGACGAACCAAATTTAGTCTTCCAACAAAGCCTTTTGTTAAATTGTTACCTTTTCCGCCAAGTCCTTTCTCAATGTCTGTACCAGTTGCAACTATAGCACGACCATCACGGCTTGTTAGTACCATTTTGCCTGTTTCAGCATCAACAGAAGCTTCAACACCAGTTTGATCTTTTACAGAGTTGATAGCATTTACTAGTGCACCGTTTGCATCATTTGCTTTAACCTCTAGGTCGCCGATCTTAACGCCGTTGATTGTTAAAGATTTAATTAGACCACCAGCAATAGCAACACTAGCTTTCCAAGTAACATCAGCTGTCGCTCTAACACCAGTTTTATCAGCAACTTTATTAATATTCTCAGCTAGAGCACCAAGTCCTTTACCTATACCTGTTGAAATAGTAGCAGCTGTAACGCCAACATCATTTACACCATCAACGTTTAAGAATTTAAGCTTTACTTCACCCATAGCGGTAAGTAATTTTGAACTCTCAAAACGTGTAAGGCCGATCTTATCAGATGTAGTCGCACCAATACTTGCTTTAACAGTTTGGTTTGAGTAAGCACCTATTTGGAATTCTTTATTAGAGAATGTTCCGTTTAGTAGTTGCTGACCGTTAAATGAAGTAGTGTTACCGATATTGTCAAGCTCTTCCATTAGACGAACGATATCAGCTTGCAATGCTTGGCGTGATTGAGTTGTTTGGCCGTCTTGAGCTGATTGAGTAGCTTTTGTCTTGATAGTATCAAGAATTTTTAGCTGCTCGTCCATAGCTTTATCGGCAACTTGAATGATACCAATAGCATCATTACCGTTTGCAATAGCTTGACCTAAAGCTGAAGCTTGACTTCTTAAGCTATCTGCAATAGATAGACCTGAAGCATCGTCTGCAGCTGTTTGAATCCTAAGACCTGAGCTAAGTTTGTTAAGTGACTTAGATAGGTCAGTGTTGTTGCTAACTGCGTTAGCGTGTGTGTTAAGTGCGTTTACGTTTGTGTTAATACGAAAACTCATTGTAAATCCTTTTAATTTTTTAGTTACGACTTCTTGTCGCACAAAAACTATATCGTGAAATTTTCTAAAAACTTTATAGGCATGAATGAAAAAATTTTTAAAATAATAAAGACGGATTTAATTTTTATGTCTTGATACTTTAAAAATTATTTCTGCTACAATTACGCCAAAAAATTCAAAGGCTATATATAAATGAAAAGCTTAATCATCGTGGAATCTCCCGCAAAAGCAAAGACTATCAAAAATTTTCTAGATAAAAGCTACAACGTCATCGCCTCAAAGGGCCACATCAGAGACCTGCCAAAAACAAGCTTTGGTATCAAGATAGAAGATGATAAATTTACCCCAGAGTATCGCATCAGCAGTGATCACTCCGCCATCGTAAAAGAGATAAAAGAGCTTGCTAAGGGTGCTGATGAAATTTACCTCGCGACCGATGAGGATAGAGAGGGTGAGGCGATCGCATTTCACATCGCAAACGCTATCGGCAAAGAGCCAACTAGTCTGCCTCGCATCGTCTTTCACGAGATCACCAAAAGCGCCATACAAAACGCTCTAAAAAGCCCAAGACACGTCGATATGAATAGCGTCAATGCCCAGCAAACAAGGCGTTTGCTCGACCGCATAGTTGGCTACAAGCTAAGTCCGCTTTTAAATTTAAAGATACAAAAAGGCTTAAGCGCTGGCCGTGTTCAAAGTGCGGCACTAAAGATAATAGTCGACCGCGAGCGTGAAATCCAGGCATTTAAGCCAGTTGAATACTACACCATTGACACCGTTTTTAAAAAAGACCTAGACGCTGAGCTAGTTAAATTTGAAAACCAAAAGATCGAAAAGCTTACCATCCAAAACCCAGACCGCGCAAAATACATCATTGAAAATTTACAAAATGAGAAATTTAGTGTCCGTGAGATCGAGAGTAAAGATAGAAAGATCCAGCCAAGCCCGCCATTTATGACTTCAACCCTTCAGCAAAGTGCGAGCAACCGTCTTGGCTTTAGCCCTAAAAAGACGATGATGATCGCACAAAGCCTCTATGAAGGCGTACAAACTCACGAAGGCTTCATGGGTGCTATCACATATATGAGAACAGATAGCTTAAATTTAGCCAAAGAGGCTGTCGCGGCCGCTAGAGAGCATATATTGCAAAACTACGGCAAAGAGTATCTGCCGGCCAAAGCGATAAGCTACACGACAAGTTCAAAAGCCGCGCAAGAAGCCCACGAAGCGATTCGCCCTACAAATTTAAACTTCACTCCACAAATCGCCGCTAAATTTTTAGAAAAAGACGCGCTTAAACTCTACACACTCATCTATAATAGATTTTTAGCCTGCCAAATGAGCGCATGTGTGAGTCAAACGCAAAATGTCTATGTCGCAAGCGAAAAAGGCGAGTTTAAGATAAGCGGCAGAAAGGTACTATTTGACGGCTTTTACAAAGTTTATGGCGAGCTTGATAAGGATAAAATTTTGCCAAATTTAAAAAAGGGCGACGAGATGAACTTGCAAAGCATAAAAAGCACGCAAAATTTCACCGAGCCACCAGCTAGGTACTCAGAAGCTGGCCTTGTTAAAAAGCTTGAAAGCCTTGGCATCGGCCGCCCAAGTACCTATGCACCGACTATCACGCTGCTAACCTCAAGAGACTACGTGAGAGTCGAGAAAAAGCAGCTCATACCAAACGATATCGCATTCAGCATGATAGGTGTTTTGGAGGAGCACTTTAGCAATATCGTTGATAGCGAATTTACCTCACATCTTGAAGAAAAGCTCGATGAGATAGCACTTGATAAGGCTGACTGGCAAAAGGTGCTAAGCGACTTTTACTATCCATTTATGGAAAAAATTAGTGCTGGAAAAACTGGCATAAAGAGCCTAAAAACGGCTACTCCGATCGGAGAGAAGTGCCCAGAGTGCGGAAGCGAGCTAGTGCTTAGAAAGGGCAGATACGGCGAGTTTATCGCTTGCTCAAATTTTCCAAAATGCAAATACTCAAGAAACGTCGCAAAAGATAATGAAAAGAGCGCAGAGGCAGGCGCTGCTACTGCGGCAGCAAAGCCAAAACGCGAGCTTAAAAAGCTTGATGTGCCATGTCCAAAATGTGGCGGTGAGATCGTCGAAAGGTTTAGCAGGCGCGGTAAATTTTATGGATGTGCCAACTATCCAAAATGCGACTTCGTCTCAAACTACGAGCCAGTTGAGCAAAAATGCGACGAATGTGGCGGCGATATGATCAAAAAAGATCTTAAAAAAGGCACATTTATAGAGTGCACAAAGTGCAAGAAAAAGACCCTTATCTCTGAAAACTAAAAAATTCTAGCCAAATCTGAGCCCTTGAGCCTAAATTTGGCTTTTATAAATTTGGAATTTAAGTGCCTGACACCACCGCTAAGCTTAGCCAGCATAAAGGGCAAAAACCTCGTCACCAACTACACTCAGTTAGATGGTAGCTTCACATCGCAGTACGTACTTTTTTGGCGAGCTTAGCGCTTTGCCAAATTTAAAAACTAGTCTTTTAAAAGAGAGAGCGGAAATTTATAAGAGAAAGTAATGTCATAAGATTTAAGCTTTTCGCATAGTTTTTAATAAGTTTATATCGTGGAGCAATTTTAAAATTTCACTCACTTGCAAGAATTGACTGCTAAAATTTAGCTTCGCTTACCGCTTAACTCAAATTTTAGAGCCAAAATTACTCGTTCTTGAATTTTTAAAATTTACTTGACACTTGCTATATATACGAACGCATGCGGTGCAAAGTACTATTACATGCACTTCTAACGTGCGAATGGTTTAGGGGATTAAAAGGAAGAAAAGGGACGGCTTTGCTTCGCTAGCTCGCAGCTGCGAGCAGACCGTAACTCAAGCCCCTTTGTCCATCTTTGAATAAAAATAATTTTATACATTTCATCAAACTATTTTTGCAAATTCAT
Encoded proteins:
- a CDS encoding flagellin B gives rise to the protein MSFRINTNVNALNTHANAVSNNTDLSKSLNKLSSGLRIQTAADDASGLSIADSLRSQASALGQAIANGNDAIGIIQVADKAMDEQLKILDTIKTKATQSAQDGQTTQSRQALQADIVRLMEELDNIGNTTSFNGQQLLNGTFSNKEFQIGAYSNQTVKASIGATTSDKIGLTRFESSKLLTAMGEVKLKFLNVDGVNDVGVTAATISTGIGKGLGALAENINKVADKTGVRATADVTWKASVAIAGGLIKSLTINGVKIGDLEVKANDANGALVNAINSVKDQTGVEASVDAETGKMVLTSRDGRAIVATGTDIEKGLGGKGNNLTKGFVGRLNLVRLDGRDIKLEGGGATKLSIAFSADGGAQQSVSLRDIRGQIDKTLATAMGFQRMSKALSVAQSAGVMTLRGAMAVMSIAESAQKTLDQVRSDLGSVQNQLQATVNNITVTQVNVKSAESQIRDVDFASESANFSKHNILAQSGAYAMSQANSVQQNVMKLLQ
- the topA gene encoding type I DNA topoisomerase — protein: MKSLIIVESPAKAKTIKNFLDKSYNVIASKGHIRDLPKTSFGIKIEDDKFTPEYRISSDHSAIVKEIKELAKGADEIYLATDEDREGEAIAFHIANAIGKEPTSLPRIVFHEITKSAIQNALKSPRHVDMNSVNAQQTRRLLDRIVGYKLSPLLNLKIQKGLSAGRVQSAALKIIVDREREIQAFKPVEYYTIDTVFKKDLDAELVKFENQKIEKLTIQNPDRAKYIIENLQNEKFSVREIESKDRKIQPSPPFMTSTLQQSASNRLGFSPKKTMMIAQSLYEGVQTHEGFMGAITYMRTDSLNLAKEAVAAAREHILQNYGKEYLPAKAISYTTSSKAAQEAHEAIRPTNLNFTPQIAAKFLEKDALKLYTLIYNRFLACQMSACVSQTQNVYVASEKGEFKISGRKVLFDGFYKVYGELDKDKILPNLKKGDEMNLQSIKSTQNFTEPPARYSEAGLVKKLESLGIGRPSTYAPTITLLTSRDYVRVEKKQLIPNDIAFSMIGVLEEHFSNIVDSEFTSHLEEKLDEIALDKADWQKVLSDFYYPFMEKISAGKTGIKSLKTATPIGEKCPECGSELVLRKGRYGEFIACSNFPKCKYSRNVAKDNEKSAEAGAATAAAKPKRELKKLDVPCPKCGGEIVERFSRRGKFYGCANYPKCDFVSNYEPVEQKCDECGGDMIKKDLKKGTFIECTKCKKKTLISEN